In Catenulispora sp. MAP5-51, the following proteins share a genomic window:
- a CDS encoding Zn-ribbon domain-containing OB-fold protein, translating to MTDGIPAAPGTEGWFREGPDGFALLAGRCTACGALSFPPRTVPGCPDPGCEGLEQSPEPLSTTGTLWSYTDARYAPPPPYPRPPGTEFEPYALAAVELAAERMIVLGQVAPGVPTGALQVGMTMELTPGTLRSSAGVEERVWNFRPAPNYEAYTGEAQA from the coding sequence ATGACTGACGGCATACCGGCCGCTCCGGGAACCGAAGGATGGTTCCGCGAGGGTCCGGACGGCTTCGCCCTGCTGGCCGGCCGCTGCACCGCGTGCGGCGCCCTGAGCTTCCCCCCGCGGACCGTCCCCGGCTGCCCCGACCCCGGCTGCGAGGGTCTGGAACAGAGCCCGGAACCGCTGTCCACCACCGGGACCCTCTGGTCGTACACCGACGCCCGGTACGCTCCCCCGCCGCCCTACCCGCGGCCCCCCGGCACCGAGTTCGAGCCCTACGCGCTGGCCGCCGTCGAACTGGCCGCCGAACGCATGATCGTGCTCGGACAGGTCGCCCCGGGCGTCCCCACCGGGGCGCTCCAGGTCGGAATGACCATGGAACTGACCCCCGGAACCCTCCGTTCCTCTGCGGGCGTTGAGGAAAGGGTCTGGAATTTTCGACCCGCCCCGAACTATGAGGCATACACCGGGGAGGCACAGGCATGA